From one Trueperella pyogenes genomic stretch:
- a CDS encoding ABC transporter ATP-binding protein, translating to MGLRVDDLSFRYTKTNTDVFTGLTYSFHLGAITALTGPSGCGKSTLLYVLGLMLRPTAGRVSFAEESISTLSDYARSQFRATNIGFVFQDSELDPFATILDSVLEPGLYAGRPYAQLRTRGQELLEQVGLSEFANQRPTQISGGQGQRAAMARSLINDPAIILADEPTGNLDRDNATIILELLRNAALAGRTVVVATHDPFVKDACDDVYDVGKETA from the coding sequence ATGGGACTGCGTGTCGATGACCTGAGCTTCCGGTACACCAAGACGAACACGGATGTCTTTACCGGCCTGACTTATAGCTTTCACCTAGGAGCGATCACGGCCCTGACCGGCCCGTCCGGATGCGGAAAATCTACGTTGCTCTACGTGCTTGGCTTGATGCTCAGACCGACAGCGGGGCGAGTCTCGTTCGCCGAAGAGTCGATTAGCACCCTGAGTGATTACGCGCGAAGCCAGTTTCGAGCCACCAACATCGGCTTTGTTTTCCAAGACTCTGAGCTGGATCCCTTCGCCACAATCCTCGATTCAGTCCTCGAACCGGGATTGTATGCGGGTCGTCCCTACGCGCAATTGCGCACCCGTGGGCAGGAACTATTAGAGCAGGTGGGATTGTCCGAGTTTGCCAACCAGCGTCCCACCCAGATTTCAGGAGGTCAGGGGCAGCGTGCGGCAATGGCCAGATCGCTTATCAACGACCCGGCTATCATCCTCGCCGATGAGCCCACCGGTAACCTGGATCGTGACAATGCCACGATTATCCTCGAGCTCCTGCGCAATGCGGCGCTGGCGGGGCGAACCGTCGTCGTTGCCACGCACGATCCGTTCGTGAAAGACGCTTGCGATGACGTGTACGACGTGGGGAAGGAAACCGCGTGA
- a CDS encoding peptidoglycan-binding domain-containing protein → MIMFTAAVVVAALIGLGAGYIFFKDGTTAPSEAAPATVAVETGNVGRSLNYAASVAMDSRALATNVLAGVVTFVSSDTTFSSGQTLYEVGKIPVVVVEGRVPFYRELSRGMKGADVKQLNAFLGVLGFPGAVDDTFGPRTELNVRQWQKNTGQPETGKVPLGQLVASPSLPVHLTFDLKILHTGALLAGGEALVSVPSGEPRVFLALNESQQALLPAGAKVQLTSGEQKWSGEVGESRKNEQSFTYEVDIRGVGGGALCTDDCAGIVPGTDLQATIDVVPQVSGPLIPRSAIMTDAVGTTYIIDASGLRHDVKILGASQGVVVVEGIDAGSQIRVFGEDR, encoded by the coding sequence ATGATCATGTTTACGGCGGCCGTCGTCGTTGCCGCCCTCATTGGTCTTGGCGCGGGGTACATTTTCTTTAAGGACGGCACCACGGCACCGTCTGAGGCTGCTCCTGCAACGGTCGCAGTAGAAACTGGGAACGTGGGGCGCAGCCTCAACTATGCTGCCAGCGTCGCTATGGACAGCCGCGCCCTTGCCACCAACGTGCTTGCCGGAGTGGTGACATTCGTGTCCTCGGACACGACGTTTTCCTCTGGTCAAACCCTCTATGAGGTGGGAAAGATTCCCGTCGTCGTCGTGGAAGGACGCGTCCCCTTCTATCGGGAGCTGTCACGTGGCATGAAGGGCGCTGACGTCAAGCAACTCAACGCATTCCTCGGTGTGCTCGGCTTTCCGGGTGCAGTGGACGACACGTTTGGTCCGCGCACCGAACTAAACGTGCGCCAGTGGCAGAAGAATACCGGCCAGCCTGAGACAGGCAAGGTACCTCTCGGCCAGCTCGTGGCCAGCCCGAGTCTGCCCGTCCACCTCACCTTTGACCTGAAGATTTTGCACACGGGGGCGCTACTGGCCGGGGGCGAGGCACTGGTGTCTGTGCCCAGTGGCGAGCCACGCGTCTTCCTCGCGCTCAACGAATCTCAGCAAGCCCTGCTACCCGCAGGGGCCAAAGTGCAGCTCACGAGCGGCGAGCAAAAGTGGAGCGGCGAGGTCGGTGAGAGTCGGAAGAACGAGCAATCCTTCACATACGAAGTTGACATCCGCGGCGTCGGCGGCGGCGCGCTATGTACAGATGACTGCGCGGGGATCGTACCAGGTACCGACTTGCAGGCAACTATCGACGTCGTACCCCAGGTCTCCGGCCCGCTCATACCGCGTTCGGCCATCATGACAGACGCCGTAGGAACTACTTATATCATCGATGCATCAGGTTTACGCCACGATGTGAAGATCTTGGGCGCCTCCCAGGGCGTCGTCGTCGTGGAGGGGATTGACGCGGGAAGTCAGATCCGCGTCTTTGGCGAGGATCGCTGA
- a CDS encoding glycerophosphodiester phosphodiesterase: MDRARLWRIGAKPVVLAHRGGGNEAPENSLDAFHAMRNRGFRYVESDCHATADGVVVLFHDPILDRTTEASGKISSWRWQELRHVQDHSGNRIVLLDELLEEFPDLVFNLDAKHDEVACPMVDTIRRHGAVERVSLASFSEKRLATMRRQLPGVRSSMGTSAIARLLLSVKGPALMSRLSCGLPGPLEGVECVQVPELFKNMRIIDAAFIASAHERGLAVHVWTVNEEDNMRQLLDLGVDGLITDEPTQARSVINEMFGGD; encoded by the coding sequence ATGGATCGCGCACGTTTATGGAGAATTGGGGCTAAGCCTGTTGTGCTTGCTCACCGCGGTGGCGGGAATGAAGCGCCCGAGAATTCGCTTGACGCTTTCCACGCGATGAGGAATCGCGGTTTCAGGTATGTGGAAAGCGATTGCCACGCAACAGCAGATGGAGTTGTGGTTCTTTTCCACGATCCAATTCTCGATCGCACGACAGAGGCTTCTGGCAAGATCTCTTCGTGGCGCTGGCAGGAGCTTCGCCACGTGCAAGATCATTCTGGGAACCGAATTGTGCTCCTCGACGAGCTACTCGAAGAATTCCCTGACTTGGTCTTTAATCTGGATGCGAAGCACGACGAGGTGGCTTGCCCGATGGTGGACACGATCCGGCGCCACGGTGCGGTGGAACGCGTCAGTCTTGCCTCATTCTCGGAAAAGCGGCTGGCCACCATGCGCCGCCAGCTGCCGGGGGTGCGTTCTTCCATGGGAACTTCGGCCATAGCCCGTTTACTGTTGAGCGTGAAAGGGCCCGCGCTTATGTCTCGGCTCTCCTGCGGCTTGCCGGGACCTCTCGAGGGAGTCGAATGCGTTCAGGTTCCGGAACTCTTCAAAAACATGCGCATCATCGACGCTGCTTTCATCGCCAGTGCACACGAACGCGGTTTGGCCGTGCACGTGTGGACCGTCAACGAGGAAGACAACATGCGCCAGCTCCTCGACTTGGGCGTTGACGGATTGATTACTGACGAACCGACGCAGGCTCGAAGCGTCATCAATGAGATGTTTGGCGGAGATTAG
- a CDS encoding M23 family metallopeptidase yields MKEGRGLSEVHSTRPSRRELRLAREAQVRDSRVEHRDDDSTQVLNTVEFHDADPQASHTPGTASARSSLQARLRRRAAQHPVVAATVGIVAAASAGYGVVFGGLHDASAAQGPSALATTSIASPSAAVPDSLKKTDSAADSARYHGFERASGGAIARCELRDGANSLVSAFAKKENLVVMPVAEGSYRLTSPFGWRVDPISRLSSMHAGQDFAAPLGTPIYAMADGEVVYSGAGIEGRSSNVVVIAHEINGEKYQTWYVHMYDAGVHVKKGDRVKAGQHIADVGSQGWSTGPHLHFEIHKGHDIHSQNWDDVLDPMVKLAELGAVDISKLC; encoded by the coding sequence ATGAAAGAGGGGCGGGGATTGTCCGAGGTTCATTCGACGCGACCATCTCGCCGAGAACTCCGTTTAGCCCGAGAGGCCCAAGTTCGCGACAGCCGCGTCGAGCATCGCGATGACGACTCCACGCAAGTGCTGAACACCGTCGAGTTTCACGACGCCGATCCGCAGGCTTCGCACACACCAGGTACTGCTTCGGCGCGGTCTTCCTTGCAAGCCCGTCTGCGTCGCCGCGCCGCCCAGCATCCCGTCGTTGCAGCGACTGTGGGGATCGTTGCCGCCGCCAGCGCCGGATACGGCGTGGTGTTCGGCGGTCTGCACGATGCCTCCGCAGCCCAAGGCCCGTCGGCGTTAGCAACGACGTCGATCGCAAGCCCATCCGCGGCCGTGCCGGATTCACTGAAAAAGACTGACAGCGCTGCCGATTCGGCGCGCTACCACGGTTTCGAGCGGGCATCCGGCGGCGCGATCGCTAGGTGCGAGCTGCGCGACGGCGCAAATTCTCTCGTATCGGCTTTTGCGAAGAAAGAGAACCTCGTCGTCATGCCCGTCGCTGAGGGGAGTTATCGGCTGACGTCTCCATTCGGTTGGCGAGTTGATCCGATTTCTCGTCTCTCGTCCATGCACGCGGGGCAGGATTTCGCCGCCCCACTAGGCACCCCGATCTACGCAATGGCTGATGGCGAAGTGGTGTATTCAGGTGCGGGCATCGAAGGGCGATCCTCGAACGTCGTCGTCATCGCCCATGAGATCAACGGTGAAAAGTACCAGACTTGGTATGTGCATATGTACGACGCTGGTGTCCACGTGAAGAAGGGCGATCGAGTCAAGGCAGGTCAACATATTGCGGATGTCGGCTCGCAAGGATGGTCTACCGGCCCACACCTGCACTTTGAGATCCATAAGGGGCACGACATCCACTCCCAAAACTGGGATGACGTGCTCGATCCGATGGTTAAGCTTGCTGAGCTCGGGGCAGTGGACATCTCGAAACTGTGCTAG
- a CDS encoding hemolysin family protein — MSIGTALLVTAALLLANAFFVGAEFAVMGARRSRVEPLADAGKKSAKTVIYALEHVTLMLATCQLGITLASVALGAISEPAIAHWIEGPLTAIGVPASLVHPIALVIALGAVVYLHVVLGEMVPKNLAVTSPENAAYILVPLLVVVSKVFHPIVFSLNWFANHIIRVFGMEPKDEVGAAFTVDEVASIVQASKNAGVLDADVGLISSALEFSEYSAGDLMVRTGQLLTVTRQTTPAELEAEIAQHGFSRYPVEDGGEIVGYVHVKDIIDVAEQRRNDPIAPWKIRTMSKVDSGDEIETALRSMQKDGTHLAAVLVEGKIAGILFLEDILEELIGEVRDAMQK; from the coding sequence ATGAGCATTGGGACAGCACTCCTCGTCACCGCAGCGCTGTTGCTCGCCAATGCGTTCTTCGTGGGTGCGGAATTCGCGGTCATGGGTGCGCGTCGCTCACGCGTGGAGCCGCTCGCCGACGCGGGCAAGAAATCGGCGAAAACTGTCATCTACGCGCTCGAACACGTCACCCTCATGTTGGCCACATGCCAGCTCGGTATCACGCTTGCCTCAGTTGCACTCGGCGCTATCTCCGAACCGGCCATTGCACACTGGATTGAAGGCCCGTTGACGGCGATCGGCGTGCCGGCGTCGTTGGTGCATCCGATCGCGCTCGTTATTGCGCTCGGAGCGGTGGTCTACCTGCACGTGGTGTTGGGGGAGATGGTCCCGAAGAATCTGGCGGTGACCTCGCCGGAAAACGCTGCCTACATCCTCGTGCCGTTGCTCGTCGTCGTGTCAAAGGTCTTTCACCCGATTGTTTTTTCGCTCAATTGGTTTGCCAACCACATCATTCGCGTTTTTGGCATGGAGCCCAAGGACGAGGTTGGGGCAGCATTTACTGTCGACGAGGTCGCGTCGATCGTGCAGGCATCGAAGAATGCGGGCGTGCTCGACGCCGACGTCGGGCTCATTTCTTCAGCGCTGGAGTTTTCTGAATACAGCGCGGGGGACTTGATGGTGCGCACTGGGCAGCTCTTGACGGTGACGCGGCAAACGACGCCGGCCGAGCTGGAGGCCGAAATTGCGCAACACGGCTTCTCGCGCTACCCGGTGGAGGACGGTGGCGAGATCGTGGGTTACGTGCATGTTAAGGACATCATTGATGTGGCTGAACAGCGTCGCAATGATCCGATCGCCCCGTGGAAGATACGCACGATGTCGAAGGTAGATTCAGGTGACGAGATCGAGACAGCGTTGCGTTCCATGCAGAAAGATGGAACCCATTTGGCCGCAGTTTTGGTCGAGGGCAAGATCGCGGGGATTCTTTTTTTGGAAGACATCCTCGAAGAACTGATTGGCGAGGTTCGCGACGCGATGCAAAAGTAA
- a CDS encoding hemolysin family protein, translating into MRSWKDDKRWPVATDLILLALALLLIAGNALFVAAEFSLVALDPATIDDRAQAGDSKSQRVRKALHNLSLQLSSCQVGITITTILLGYVATIPLQHFFSGVLTNQGVAQAAAVGTAATLAFIITNIASMLFGELIPKNMALAEPLATAAFVSWPLRAFTTLFKPIIVILNGTANWILRKFGIEPAEELSGARSASELSALVRHSAQEGTLDLPTARLLTRSIDIGTLTAVDVMTDRGRVATIHEDDTAADVITLAAATGHSRFPVIGEDLDDIRGFVHLRRAVAVPYETRSQVRVTSSSLLVEPTRVPETIELAPLLVQLRAEGLQMAVVVDEYGGTSGIVTLEDAVEEIVGDVADEHDRRRVRTHIVSGGDWMIPGSMRPDEVARELGLDVPDEGPWETVGGWMMARLGRMPEVGDAVEDGGVRAVVATMDGRRIEQVRISGVEE; encoded by the coding sequence ATGAGATCATGGAAGGACGACAAGAGGTGGCCCGTGGCCACTGATCTCATACTGCTTGCTCTTGCCCTCTTACTCATCGCGGGTAACGCTCTTTTCGTTGCCGCCGAATTCTCCCTCGTTGCACTAGACCCGGCCACGATTGACGATCGTGCCCAGGCGGGCGACAGCAAGTCCCAACGCGTGCGCAAGGCTCTGCACAACCTCTCGTTGCAGCTGTCATCGTGCCAGGTGGGCATCACAATTACCACGATCCTGCTCGGATACGTAGCCACGATTCCACTGCAGCACTTTTTCTCCGGTGTGTTGACCAACCAAGGAGTAGCTCAGGCAGCGGCGGTAGGCACGGCTGCCACGCTCGCTTTTATCATCACTAACATTGCCTCCATGCTTTTCGGCGAGCTCATCCCGAAAAACATGGCGTTGGCTGAGCCGCTGGCAACGGCAGCCTTCGTCTCCTGGCCCCTGCGCGCTTTTACCACGCTGTTCAAGCCGATTATCGTGATCCTCAACGGAACCGCGAACTGGATTTTGCGCAAGTTCGGTATCGAGCCTGCTGAGGAGCTTTCTGGCGCGCGCTCGGCCTCCGAGCTTTCTGCGCTCGTTCGCCACTCAGCGCAGGAGGGTACGCTGGATCTGCCTACGGCCCGGCTTCTCACACGCTCTATTGATATCGGCACGCTCACGGCGGTGGACGTGATGACTGACCGGGGGCGAGTGGCCACGATCCACGAAGACGACACGGCAGCCGACGTCATCACGCTGGCTGCCGCCACCGGTCATTCTCGTTTCCCCGTCATCGGCGAGGATCTGGACGACATCCGTGGATTCGTCCATTTGCGCCGCGCGGTCGCGGTTCCATACGAGACGCGCAGCCAGGTCCGCGTCACCTCGTCGTCTCTCCTCGTGGAACCCACCCGCGTGCCCGAAACGATCGAGCTCGCTCCGCTGCTGGTCCAGTTACGAGCCGAGGGGCTGCAGATGGCGGTTGTGGTTGACGAGTACGGCGGAACCTCCGGCATCGTCACCTTGGAAGACGCGGTGGAGGAAATCGTGGGCGACGTGGCTGACGAACACGATCGACGTCGTGTGCGCACACACATCGTCTCCGGTGGCGACTGGATGATTCCCGGATCGATGCGGCCGGACGAAGTCGCCCGCGAGCTTGGCCTGGACGTTCCCGATGAAGGGCCGTGGGAAACCGTGGGCGGGTGGATGATGGCACGCCTAGGGCGGATGCCCGAGGTTGGTGACGCGGTGGAAGACGGCGGCGTGCGCGCCGTCGTGGCAACAATGGATGGCCGACGCATCGAACAGGTGCGAATCTCGGGGGTGGAAGAATGA
- a CDS encoding multifunctional oxoglutarate decarboxylase/oxoglutarate dehydrogenase thiamine pyrophosphate-binding subunit/dihydrolipoyllysine-residue succinyltransferase subunit, which produces MKERSLGWTVGVIQRKARQTVSSTNDDFGANQGFIEELYAAYLGNKDGVGPQWAEMFRAWEAEGRTPRLGKDAEHTGETAEKKEVTATQRAVHSQADRASTPSTNVTRSDLPPQPRAAAAPAITPYAKSYTLRPADAEQDMDPKAKDVTPLKGGDRGLAKNMDASLSIPTATSLRALPARVMFDNRAVINRYLAATRGGKISFTHLIAYAMVESLAEMPEMNVAYALENGKPALVAPKHVNLGIAIDVVKPDGARTLVVPSIKAAETMTFSEFVSAYEELVERGRQNKLSIEDYQGTTATLTNPGGLGTTESVPRLMVGQGLIVGVGSMTYPPEFQGTAEETIARLGISKVVNIGSTYDHRVIQGATSGRFLRLMETKLLGLDGFYERVYVSLRVPYTPITWEKDVEYDAERELGKPARIAELIHAYRSRGHLIADTDPLSFHLRRHPDLEISSYGLSLWDLDRSFPTGGFAGTSHLTLRDILTNLRDAYCRTVGIEYMHIQDPVQRAWFQERLECKPKSTTAQQRIRILEKLNQAEAFEVFLQTKYVGQKRFSLEGGESLIPALDAILGGAANDGLHQVAIGMAHRGRLNVLTNIAGKSFGQVFSEFDGVMDPKKPGSGDVKYHLGTEGTYTAANGDQVGVYLAANPSHLEAADGVLEGVARAMQDQLDLDDDGAAVVPLLIHGDAAFSGQGVVTEVLNLSQLPAYRTGGTVHIIVNNQIGFTTAPSNSRSSRYTTDIAKGLQLPIFHVNGDDPEAVCRMARMAYDYRMEFRKDVILDIICYRKRGHNEGDDPSMTQPIMYSLVDEKRSTRQLYREALLGRGDISDEEAAKVEQDFHTLLEQAFQKVREVENKAETAQGKAADSLGVPSSQQEDAGTMVGWATAVAPEVLQRIGKAHTTPPEGFTVHKKVMSLFHKRNAMTHEGHIDWGFGELLAFGSLLIEGVPVRMSGQDSRRGTFTQRHAVVHDSRTGAEWTPLMGLTEDQARFKIYDSALSEYSIMAFEYGYSVQRPDALVLWEAQFGDFANGAQTVVDEFISSAEQKWHQSSSIVLLLPHGYEGQGPDHSSARIERYLQLCAEENMVVVQPTTPANYFHMLREQAYRRPRKPMIVFSPKQLLRRKGVESTLAEFTSGTVRKVIGETRQLGAVDRVLLCTGRIYYDLLEQREKNYDERTAIIRVEQLYPNPVDEVRAELDKYPGAEVFWVQDEPANQGAWAHFALDMFPQLDRGIARISRPAAASTAAGMASLHRAETAELMRQAFER; this is translated from the coding sequence ATGAAAGAAAGATCACTAGGCTGGACGGTAGGAGTCATCCAACGAAAAGCGAGGCAGACAGTGTCGTCAACCAACGATGATTTTGGAGCGAACCAGGGCTTCATTGAGGAGCTCTACGCGGCCTACCTAGGCAACAAGGATGGAGTGGGTCCACAGTGGGCGGAGATGTTCCGCGCCTGGGAAGCAGAAGGGCGCACGCCGCGCCTCGGCAAAGATGCCGAACACACCGGGGAGACGGCAGAGAAGAAGGAAGTGACAGCCACGCAGCGCGCTGTGCATTCCCAGGCCGACCGCGCTTCCACACCCTCGACGAATGTCACGCGCTCCGACCTACCCCCACAGCCGCGTGCAGCCGCCGCGCCCGCCATCACACCCTACGCCAAGTCCTACACGCTGCGCCCGGCCGACGCCGAGCAGGACATGGATCCCAAGGCCAAAGACGTCACGCCCCTCAAGGGCGGCGACCGTGGGCTAGCAAAAAACATGGACGCCTCGCTGTCCATCCCCACCGCCACCTCGCTGCGCGCCCTTCCCGCACGCGTCATGTTCGACAACCGGGCCGTCATCAACCGCTACCTGGCGGCCACGCGCGGCGGAAAGATCTCCTTCACCCACCTCATCGCCTACGCCATGGTCGAATCGCTCGCCGAAATGCCGGAGATGAACGTCGCCTACGCGCTGGAAAACGGCAAACCCGCCCTCGTTGCGCCCAAACATGTCAACCTCGGCATCGCGATCGACGTCGTCAAGCCCGACGGCGCCCGCACGCTCGTCGTGCCCTCGATCAAGGCAGCCGAAACGATGACGTTCTCCGAGTTCGTCTCTGCCTACGAAGAGCTCGTCGAGCGCGGGCGCCAAAATAAGCTCAGTATCGAGGACTACCAAGGCACTACCGCCACACTCACCAATCCAGGGGGCCTCGGTACGACCGAGTCCGTGCCACGCCTGATGGTGGGCCAGGGGCTCATTGTCGGCGTCGGCTCGATGACCTACCCGCCCGAGTTCCAGGGCACCGCCGAGGAGACGATCGCCCGCCTGGGCATATCGAAAGTCGTCAACATCGGCTCCACCTACGATCACCGCGTCATTCAAGGGGCGACCTCCGGGCGCTTCCTGCGCCTCATGGAAACCAAGCTCCTCGGGCTCGATGGCTTCTATGAGCGCGTCTATGTCTCACTGCGCGTCCCCTACACGCCCATCACGTGGGAAAAGGACGTCGAATACGACGCCGAACGCGAGCTCGGCAAGCCCGCGCGCATCGCCGAGCTCATCCACGCTTATCGTTCCCGCGGGCACCTCATCGCGGACACCGACCCGCTTTCTTTCCACCTACGCCGCCACCCCGACCTCGAGATCAGCTCCTACGGCCTGAGCCTGTGGGATCTGGATCGGTCCTTCCCCACCGGTGGCTTCGCCGGCACCAGCCACCTGACCCTGCGCGACATCCTCACCAACCTTCGCGATGCCTACTGCCGCACGGTAGGCATCGAATACATGCATATCCAAGATCCTGTGCAGCGCGCATGGTTCCAGGAACGTCTTGAATGCAAACCGAAATCCACGACGGCGCAACAGCGCATCCGTATCCTCGAAAAGCTCAACCAGGCCGAAGCCTTCGAAGTTTTTCTCCAGACGAAATACGTCGGCCAAAAGCGCTTCTCCTTGGAGGGCGGCGAGTCGCTCATCCCTGCGCTCGATGCGATCCTCGGTGGCGCGGCCAATGACGGGCTGCACCAGGTCGCCATCGGTATGGCACACCGGGGACGCCTCAACGTGCTCACCAACATTGCTGGCAAGTCCTTTGGCCAGGTGTTTTCCGAATTTGACGGCGTCATGGACCCCAAAAAGCCAGGATCGGGTGATGTTAAGTATCACCTCGGCACGGAGGGCACTTACACTGCGGCCAACGGCGACCAGGTGGGCGTCTATCTCGCGGCCAACCCCTCCCACCTCGAGGCGGCCGACGGGGTCCTCGAAGGCGTCGCCCGCGCCATGCAAGACCAGCTCGACCTCGACGACGACGGCGCCGCGGTCGTCCCCCTGCTCATCCATGGCGATGCGGCCTTTTCCGGTCAGGGCGTCGTCACCGAGGTGTTGAATCTCTCCCAGCTGCCCGCCTACCGCACCGGCGGCACGGTTCACATCATCGTCAACAACCAAATCGGCTTCACCACAGCCCCATCGAATTCCCGATCCTCGCGCTACACCACTGACATCGCCAAGGGTCTGCAACTGCCGATATTCCACGTCAACGGTGACGATCCCGAGGCGGTGTGCCGCATGGCACGCATGGCCTACGACTACCGCATGGAATTTAGGAAAGACGTCATCCTCGATATCATCTGCTACCGCAAGCGTGGCCATAACGAAGGCGACGACCCGTCGATGACGCAACCCATCATGTACTCGCTCGTCGATGAGAAGCGCTCCACACGCCAGCTCTACCGGGAGGCTTTGCTCGGCCGCGGTGACATCTCCGACGAAGAAGCGGCCAAGGTCGAACAGGACTTTCACACCCTGCTCGAACAGGCCTTCCAAAAAGTCCGCGAAGTGGAAAACAAGGCTGAGACCGCGCAGGGCAAGGCCGCCGATAGCCTCGGCGTGCCCTCCTCCCAGCAAGAAGACGCCGGCACGATGGTGGGCTGGGCCACCGCCGTCGCCCCCGAGGTGCTTCAACGCATTGGTAAAGCCCATACCACCCCGCCAGAGGGCTTCACCGTCCATAAGAAAGTCATGTCGCTCTTTCACAAGCGCAACGCCATGACTCACGAAGGCCACATCGACTGGGGCTTTGGCGAACTACTCGCCTTCGGCTCTCTCCTCATCGAAGGCGTACCGGTTCGCATGTCCGGCCAAGACTCCCGCCGCGGCACGTTTACCCAGCGCCACGCCGTCGTACACGACTCCCGCACCGGCGCAGAGTGGACGCCGCTCATGGGCCTGACCGAGGATCAGGCGCGCTTTAAGATATACGACTCGGCGCTGTCGGAGTACTCGATCATGGCCTTCGAGTACGGCTATTCGGTTCAGCGCCCAGACGCGCTCGTCCTGTGGGAAGCACAGTTCGGAGATTTTGCCAACGGCGCCCAAACCGTCGTCGACGAATTCATCTCGTCTGCCGAACAAAAGTGGCACCAATCTTCGTCGATCGTGCTGCTCTTGCCGCACGGCTACGAAGGCCAAGGCCCCGATCACTCCTCCGCCCGCATTGAGCGCTACTTGCAGCTGTGTGCAGAGGAGAACATGGTCGTCGTCCAGCCGACCACCCCGGCGAACTACTTCCACATGTTGCGTGAGCAAGCCTACCGACGCCCGCGCAAGCCGATGATCGTCTTCTCGCCCAAGCAGCTGCTGCGCCGCAAAGGAGTCGAGTCCACCCTCGCGGAATTTACCTCTGGCACGGTGCGCAAGGTGATCGGGGAGACGCGCCAACTCGGCGCCGTCGACCGCGTGCTCCTGTGCACCGGCAGAATCTACTACGACCTGCTTGAGCAGCGCGAAAAGAACTACGACGAACGGACGGCCATCATCCGCGTCGAACAGCTTTACCCGAATCCCGTGGACGAGGTGCGGGCAGAGCTGGACAAGTATCCAGGTGCCGAGGTCTTCTGGGTTCAGGACGAGCCAGCCAATCAAGGTGCATGGGCGCACTTTGCTCTCGACATGTTCCCACAGCTCGATCGCGGCATCGCGCGCATATCGCGCCCCGCCGCGGCGTCGACGGCGGCAGGTATGGCTAGCCTACATCGCGCCGAAACGGCCGAGTTGATGCGCCAAGCCTTTGAACGGTGA